AGGCTCTTGGTTCAGTCTGCTGGCCTCTCCAGCTACTCCACAGCTGTGTCTCATTGAGTGTTCCCGTCCGTGGAAAAGTTTCTCCTGTGATcttgtgtgactgtgactgtgtctTGGGAGAAACCAGACGGCCCGCATTCCCTCGATGTGGTCCAACAACAGcacaggtgtggtgtgtgtgtgtgtgtgtgtgtgtgtgtgtgtgtgtgcatgtgggtgggtggtggggtggggtgaggtgggggttgTAACTCGTGGTAATCTCCACAGAGGATGACCTGGGTGGAGGGTGTGGCCCGGGTGTGGCCCGGAGCAGACTGCCAGGCGCTATCTGCCCCAGTCATCGCCATATGACAGCTTGCAGCCTACAGGGAAACTGTTGACAGTGAAATTGTCTGGGACTCGCTACTGACTCAGGAAGGGAAGgggggaaggaaggaaagaagacattcaaaaaagaaagaaagacaacaaaggaggtggggggagagagagagagaaagagggagaaaaaagacacacacatgggtggTCCTGTTTTCATGAGAGAGGTAGCATAAAAAATAATGCTGTGGAAGTActcagaattttttttatcttgtgtTTGCCATGTCTAGATGAACGCACAATGTGTGTTCCAGCTCTTCTCCCCCTGCCTATGTGCCAATGTAAGGGAATCCCTCACTTGGTGAGACGGCGTTGTCAATAGGGCACAATAACAAGCAACATTCTGTGGTCGAATGCCATCGAGTGTCGCATTCCTATGTCTGTAAATGcagttttgttttctgtgtagCATTCTGCTGGTTGAGTGACACCTAAGATATCAACTATCTTCACCTACTGCTATGGTAACCAAGACCGAGAGGGACACCCTCAAGAACAGAGAAGGTGTAAGGACCACATTCCTACACAGGTATATGTTGCCACAGACGTGAAAGGTGAGAGacttgtacagtatgtctttcAACTTTTCAAAACTCGCACTCTTATGTCTTGTTTGAATTGCGAGATCTTTAAAGCATTCCAAACCTCACCCCTCACTAACGTGTTTCACCAACAAACAATgccacgtatgtgtgtgtgtgtgtgtttgtgtgcatacttTAGCCTTGTGTATTCACAAGCATGAGTGGCACGCAATGTGGCATCAGTAATTACAGTACAAGTCACACATGAAACATGTGCCAAGTGGAATTCTATTCATTCCTCTGTggaactatgaaaatgtgcatttacatttacacatgTAAACTTGTGTCAAGTATAACAAAGCACAGATCAACATGAACGAGTGTGCTTAATGTTACTTAGCTACAGTACAACATTGTCGAATAATGCCCAATGTgctgcatataggcctactgtgaggTTTTGAATGGCACTAGCAGTATATGTCTGTAAAGTAACTCAAGTAGATGAAGAGACATTGAAGCAATCCAGACCTCCAAAGTGGCCATATATAAACCTTCCTCACTATGTTTGTGCTTCATGGAGATTTACAATAGGGTTTCACTTGGACTTGACACTATCACGTTGGACTAGACTCCTAAAACCCACTTTAGTGTGGAGAGTCATGGAAGCTCTTAAAGGCTCTGTGTCTGGTTTTCAAGAACATATGGCTGCTCTCTTTCAAAGATAGAGTTATGAGTTGCTTAGAGTAACTACTGGGGCATGCAGTCGTGACGCGATTGTATGGCAGTTAAGGGAGAGATGTGTTAATGTTTGTGAATGAGAGTGAGACTTTAAGGAAGACAGCCCGAGATGAGTTGATGGTATTTAGAGCTCTGTGCTGTAAAACCATTAAGAGGCATTTTGAAAGTGTTTCCCAAGAGACCTTTGAACAGCGACCTTTGGTCTGCTTGTATCCAGACCTTGTGGAgaatgcatgacatgacaacacAGGTAAAGTGTATCCTAGCAACATTAAACACTTGCAGTACTCCTTTTCTAATATGAacattagcagacacttcttgaccaaagtgacttacatatgtcaactatattacaagggatcacattgtcccccgAGCAACTtaagttaagtgccttgctcacaacggtggaagccggatatggaaccgacaactttcaggctactgcacactagcccagctccttaaccaccaccgccaccataTGTAGGGATATAACATTATTGCCAAGTGTTCATTCACTTCATGCAATGCTTTAGAGAAGAATAGTGCCTAGTCTCCGTTGTGCCATGATATTCACATTTGTAAAATGATTAGTTATGATGTATAGATTTATAATTAGAGAGATACAATCAGCTTTACACCCAGGGGCTACATAAAtatttgaggtggtaaaagggAATTGTTTTGAAGTTTTATTTCCCTTATCTCAATTTACTTTATCATGCTGTATTACCGCTGTCATAACATTATTAGGTAATTGTTAACAAAGAGCACCAGCAAACATTGTCCTCAACACACATTGTAGGTGCAGTCCGCAACTATAACTCAACACTCTTAGTAAAATCCAGACTTGGGAAACAGACAACATGCCCTCAGCCCTGACTTAGAAGGTGGGAAGGTAAAGGGAACTTTATATTACCTTCGgtcaaaaaacaacacacacacacacacacacacacacacatttgtatgcACAGCTACTTGCACAAGCAGCAACCACTGCTTTTTATTGCTAGTTACAACTGCTTGAGACTTCAATGTCAAAGACCAATCTCCATTTGCTTTGTATCCATGGCAGATTGTTACTGTTTACGCTGCTGCGTTGGTCACTTCTCCTGTCTTGTCACCATGAGACCTGGGGTCAGAGTTCCTCTCTCACTAGCAGCTCCTCTTCCACGTCCTCCTCACGGGAGATCACTTTTCCATCCACAATCACCTCCTCGATGGTCCTCGTCCTCTTGGTCATTTGAGGCTCTATGACAGGGGAAGGCATTATGAAAGGGGGAGAATTGAGGCAAACAAACTCAGAGGCCGTTTATGCACATATAATATTTATGCACCACCTTTAATACAAAATGGAGGTGCTGAATATAATATTGTAATCAGTCCTTACCGTGTATAGTACTAATGCAGATTGAAATATCACTGTCAGTCTTCTTAATTAACGGCCTGAAAAAGACGACAGTATAAATCACATGAAGACTTTTTTCTGTCCTCATAACAAGGTCAATCTATGTCCATTATACTGAGTAGTTCCTGAGTAACTAACAGAGTAGGGAAGGAGAGGAACTCATCATCTCATGACACCAAAGTCTGCAAGTGAAGTTAGGAGCTTAGTGCATCCATCCAGCTTAcaatgcacattcacacacatttagtTCTAGTGAAATGCAACGTACAGCAAGCCATCTCCGTCCAGCAGTCTCTTGTACTCAGCGATCTCCAGCTCCAGCCGGGTGTTGATGTCCAGCAGCATCTTGTACTCGCTGCTCTGCCTCTCGATGTCGATGCGCACCTGGCTCACGTCGGCCTCCAGGACTCTGATGATGGACTGGAACTGACCAAGCTGCAGGCTGAAGCGAGACTGGATCTCCTGCAGAGAGACCTTAAGGGCCGCATTCTGTGGAGGCCAATAGCACATGCTTTAGCGACACAAACAGGAAGCCAGATAGTGtgcatatatgaatgtattatCAAAGGTGGAGCTGTAGTTGAGTGGAACTTAGCCAGTGACAAAAAAATGAGAAAACTTCAACTCAACAAAGTCAGAGAGACTTCTTAGCTACGGTGTTTTCATTTTCTTGTAACTTATCAAAGCATTGATGGCAATAACAGATATAACATTAGCTGCTATTAAAATATGTGTTACAAGTGAATAAAGTTCTTAGCCAGAGGAAGACCAAGTTCATGATCCCACATGTGCTTGTCGCTGTAGCTGAAGAATTCAGTTTGATGGGAAAACATCTCCAGTAAATCTCTGTTCTGCTGACACATAGACCCATAATCCAGGCATGTTTTAGTCatgggcaattccgcgcaaaactaacgccaacacaatgccatggtatttagttggcgttatggacgtgactgTTTTGCGTGTGATTTGCCCATATACGTTCAGAAGAAAGTAGGTGTGAAGTCATAGAATGACTTTACAGTACCTGTATGTAGGGGGTGTGTCTAAGGTGTGTCTTAATATTGACTCACTGTCTGACAGCAGCAGGCCCATAGGGGCACATATCAAACACCATGAACATCAAACGCAGGGTGGGGAATGCATAATGTACAAACATGTGTATAAGATTAGATAAGAAATACTTAATTTATCCCAAAGAAAATGTGACTGTCCCAACAGCACCTCTGTTACATATGCAGCCTCTATTGCTTAATGAAACTATAGTGGGCCAAGAGACCATCTGGAATCGTTGTCTTTCCTTGCATTttgctgttttttattttcGGGACATATCTGGGAATGAGTgttgagagagagcaagagagagagagagagaggaggttaaGTAGAGGTATGCGGGGAGTAGGGGCTCACCAGACTGAATGAGGACTGCAGCTCGATCTCCAGTTTCTGCATACTTCTCCTCATTTCACTGAGCTGAATGCGCAGCTTGTCCAGTTCAATGTTCCAGTTACAACCATTTGGGTTTAACTCCTTCATCTAAAGAGATAACAGGAGGAAAGTGGAGAGTTGACATCTTTTATAAAGTGCAAAGTgacatttcagtgtgtgtgtgtgtgtgtgtgtgtgtgtgtgtgcgtggacagcgagtgtgtctgtgtctctgtctgtctgtatgtactgtatatgtgtgtgtgtgtgtgtctgtgtctgtgtctgtgtctgtctgtatgtatacagtatgtgtgtgcgtgtgtgtttgtgtgtgtgtgtgtgtgtgtgtgtgtgtgtgtgtgtgtgtgtgcgtgtgtgtgtgtatgtgtgcacgtacgtgcgtgagtgtgtgtgtgcgtggacagcaagtgtgtctgtctgtctgtatatactgtatatgtgtgtgtgtgtgtgtgtgtctgtgtctgtgtctgtgtccgtctgtatgtatatgtgtgtgcgtgtgtgtgtgcgtgcatgtgtgtgtatgtgtgtgcgtgtacacgtacgtgcgcgcgcgcgcgtgtgtgtgtgtgtgtgtgtgtgtgtgtgtgtgtgtgtgtgtgtgtgtgtgtgtgtgtgggaaaactGGACTGAAAGTTACATCATGCCCCCACCTTGGTGTTGTACCAGAGCTCAATGTCACGCGTGTTCTTAACGATGGTGGCCTCGTATTGGGCACGCATCTCATCCAGGATCCGAGCCAGGTCCTCCGGGGCCGGCGCGTCCACCTCCACGGTCACCAGATGCTTTTTCACCTCCACTCTCAGGACGGCCATTTCCTACGATGGGCAAAATCAGACAAAAAAGACAATATTAGTTATTTGACAATATTAGAGAGTAGAAAATATTAGGTGTCATGATGTCTGCCAAATATACCAAGTCCTGTCTCTAGTACATGATTATTATTtcagtaattacattacattacatttagcagacacttcttgaccaaagtgacttacagtacatatgtctatattacaagggatcacattgtccccggagcaacttgggatTACagtaagtgccttgctcaagggcacaacggtggaagcagGGAATTGAAcagacaactttcaggctactgcacgctagctcagctccttaaccactacactaccaccaccccaatGGGTCAGTAATGCTCACTTCaatgttcattttcattttttatggaCCTCATCATGATGGTTCATATCTCTCTGAGTACTCTGTGGCAATCATTGTTGGATCAAAGTTGCTTTAATGTTGCTTTGTTTTAAAGTTTGATATGATTGACTCAGAGCGATGCACATGTCCCAAGCTAAAAGCTAGCTAGCCATTACATTTCCCCTCAATGGGCAAACTACTAAAGGAGGCGGTGTACTCCTCCGTGCACATTTGCACGCGTCAAAGATGACGTCACAATTGTTGGCCATTCTCGTCACACGCTGGTGTGTGCGTGGGACACAGATGCGGGTCAATACCAGGCCGCTAGCCACTACATCTTCCTCAATGGGCAAACTACTAACACTACTATCTAGCTCTATAAGAACATTTCTGACAGTGCCCCTCTGGTGCAGCATTACCTCCAGGTGGTCCTTCCTCAGGAAGGCCATCTCCTCTCTCAGACCCTCGATCCGCATCTCTAGGTCGGAGCGCGATATAGTCAGCCGATCCAGGACACCCTTGAGGCTGGTGTTGTCAGCCATCACTGCCTGGTGCATGGCGAGTTCAGTCTCATACCTAgtaattgtgtatgtgtgtgtgtgtgtgtgttggtaagtaaatttacacataaacacatacacacacccaaagatggagaaaaaaagagaatgcACATACAGTGAATGAACCTTATCAATGAGATAACTATGAACTGACACCAACTTCTCACAGAAGTCTACCCTACCAAATCTTTGAATCTATCTGACAATCTACCTGTTGACATGGACGGATtacgtgcagtaatccatccctgcctgtTGGACTTGAAACATGCTTCAAAAAGTCATATGAatgaatttcttttttttatattccaGATTCTTTCCTTAACTTAAAGCAGCACTATGCATGTTTTAGTTCCCTGACAAAACTGAACCTCAAAAAGTGTCAAATTGTTGGATatgtgttgctttaatgtaGAAATGTATGAAACACATGTTTGTAGTATGAAATGATCATACAATTCACACTAGGATTTCAGGTCAGGCTTAATTTACTCACTTCAGTTTGAAGTCCTCAGCAGCCAATCGAGCATTTTCAATGTCCAAAGAAACCCTGGTGTTTTCCAGGCTGGCCATGGAAATCTACAATAAGAGAGATACTAATAAGTGAATATTTACTAGTACAGATGTTGCTGACCAGGCTACACATTTCTATATTCTCCCATCATTATATTGCTCAGGGTCTTCATATAGTCATACTTCGTTAATCTGCGTGGCTTATACACAAAcgtttcggtaacactttacttgaccggtgagttcataacacattcatagcagctgtcataaactgcacgtAAAGCATTCAtaactgtttcatgagacatgactcaacattcatatcagacctttcatgaatgtggaagacagaacgatgacaacttgtcaaaataaaagtccaacaatcgcaaagcagcattgccatttttctctccagcctttgtaaatatttcatgaatatcttatgaagtctacatggAATGTCACTtcactatacaagttgtgaagtattcgtaatcactgagtttaacactgggaggtaaactagcctacattcagctgacccgtatttgtgtaacctggaaaggttcatgaaaggtttggtatgaatgttgagtcatgtctcatgaaacagtcatgaatgctttatgtgcagtttatgacagctgctatgaatgtgttatgaactcacccgtcaagtaaagtgttaccaaagttTCTTTATCTGAAATTCAAATAGAATGcaatattttttaatgttttttttgtagaGTAACATCTCTTTGAAGAGGTTTATGTTTTGAAGTAGCAAGTAAAGTATAAGTTGTTGGCTTTGCAAGATAAGCTTTTATATCAGTGTGTGATTTTCTAGATGATGTCAAAGCAGGCCTCATACCTTTTTAAATAGGCCTTCGATGGTGACATGGTACTGGCTGTAGTCTTCTGACACAATGATCCTCTGCCCGTAGCTCTCCTTGATCTTCAGCTCCAGCTCGGCGTTGGCCTTCTCCAGCGTGCACACCTTCTCCAGGTAGCTGGCCAGACGCTCGTTCAGGTTCTGCATGGTGGCCTGTTCGTCGTAGTGGAGGCCCACGCCGAGGTTTGACCTGAACACGGAGGTGCGATCGAAGAACGAGCCCCCCTGGATCCTGGGCGGCGCGGACCACGCTGAGACGCGCGCGCCGCTTCCACCTGCCCCGCCATACACACTCGAAGTGCTTCTGACCACGCCACTGCCCTTTTGGTAGAAGGAGGAACTCCGCTGCACGGATTGGACGGATTTGACACTCATGATGAATCAAGAGGCAGCTGGTCGGTCGCTCAGGCGTCTTCGTCAATGTTGAAAAGGACAGATGTCGATGATCTAGGTATCAGGTGTAGGATGGAACACATATATATAGCCTGGAGATGGGTGTGTGATGGTGGTCTGTTTGCTGTTAAGGATCAGGAAGGCACCAAAATGCATCAGGTGTGAAATCCTGTGCAAGAGGCACCTGCATGCATCACACCTGACGACAGGTAGCAAGATTAGCAGTTTTGTTCCTATCTTACACCACATATTTCCGTATATCAGTTAACTTTAACATAGTTGACATTCTCAGTGGTATTACTGGGATTACAGTTGTCCACAGAGATTTATGTGCCAACTTCCTCTTTTACGctgtgacatactgtatgtgataaACAGCTCTTGCTGAATTGGTTCCTGAACGCCTAAATAAATGTTAAAGGTTCCTCAAAGAGCTCACATGCATAGTGTGCACAGAGTGTGTGAAACACTGTTTCATACCCTTTTTCATTATTTCTCATTTTCTTTACATTATGTCTATGccttcttttatttctttggacTCACATGACAACAACCAGTCCCTGACGGAAACACGATGGCAGGCATGCAGCTTGAACCCCTCTCATGCATAAACTCTTGCTGAACTCCTCTCTAATGAAAGACTTCCACCAGAAAACGTTAAAGCGGAGCGAAGGTTGgtgagtaatcaaggatctttgcttcTACCAGTCAGCTCAAACTGCACTGTCCAATGAAAACCTTCACTGCAAATTTGCCGGTGTCAAATTAACACCCACAGTGTTAAGCTGGTGTGGATGCATATATACACTGTGGGTGTTCATTTGAAACCGGCAAATTTGCAGTGTTCCTTGGGTCCCCCATCTTGTAACTTCACCAGTCTCTTCCTGGATTCAGTGAGCATCACTATTCACAACCTTTAGAGGTCACCTTTAGTCTCTGGCTAGATGTCCTCTCTCGTGTGGCCCTCTACAAGGGTCCTCAAGTGGTAGTATTGCTCCCAGACTTCAACCAATTTTCAGTTTCAACGACATCTTCCAGCTCGTCTTTCAAATCACAACTAGaagtttgtgttttaatttagtCAAGTCTCTCTGCCTCCAGTTGTTGAACAGAAGTAACCATCACTTCATCCCAATTCTAATGCCGCGTGTGCCATGGATGTGTGTTGTTTAACGGCCGTAATGATTACATCAGATTGAGAGAAAACATTTTGGAGATTTGTTCACTcaccacacattctctcacccAGAACGGAACCCAAGTTGTTGTTTATTCAGACTTTAATTGATGTTCGTTTTATGTGCGCCAGGTACTAAACCTGTTAGCctatttgaatttgctctgcaggtcagtctAGAAAAGAGCCCACTGACATCCGTTACCGGACCAAAAACCCAGGAACGTACTGTAACTAGacgtaaccagcagtgaaattaaaccttAATTGGTTCATTGAACTCTAACCAAACACATATTGCTTGTAAATGAAGGTtttaaatacagttgtttactcaattctaAAGAATGAACAAGAATCCCTGGAATGAAGAAGAATCCCTGGAAGCCATAAAATGgctaaaaaaagggaaaaagttCAGAAACGGGCCTCAATGGGATCATCTccagactgacctgcagagcCAATTAAAATTAACAGGTTAGTCTGGGTTCATCCAGTCTGGCAAGTGTACATCCCTTTAGCTCTTCTGTCTCCAAATAACAAATCCGGCCAAGGAGTGGCATTTCAACACTAAAAAATCGGCACATGGTTCCTCTACCCTACCCTGGCTGCCATGATGAATCAGCATTGTCCAGACATGCCACAGTGAATCCTACCGAATTTTCCCATCCCTGTTCCTTGCAACCCGCATGTGTACGTTGTTTTATCGACTGACGGGAACATCCCATGCTGGGGGCGATGTACAAATTCCTGGTGTCATGATGGATTAAGGAAGCCTAATTgctttctgtttctgttcttCTATGTTCTTAGTGGTTAAGCCAAACACTTAGTCTTCAGTTATCCCTCTATTTGTGTCTAGTTTGTGCAAAAGACATTGATTTACATTGAATTTATTGTGCTACATTAAAAGTACTTATGTTAGAAGCATAAAGTAACACTGGAGAGATCAGTTTGATGGAAATGGCATTCTCTCTACCACAAAACCATTTTCATTCCAAAACAATGTGTCTGAGGCCAAGTAAGGCTATACACAGCAAACCGGTCTGGttggaaaaataaaatgacTACTTGAAAATAATGATCTGGGTGGCGAAAAAGGGGGCTTGGCCTTATTATTGGTAATTATtatctctttcttttcattGGTAAAAGCGTGAGAAGTCTCAAGACTCAGAACCTATGGGTTTGATAGCCCTGTCTGCTATCTGTTGGCGTAGCACACATAGGTTAATGACCCTGTTTGTTCTGGGACTGCTTGAGCCGCAGGCCTTTCGGAGTGTTACACGCAGGTGGCATTTCTGACATTGCAGCGTTTGTCATATAGTGAATGGTATTTTGTGGCATTCCAAATTATAAAACCATTGTAAGACTATGAGATGCCAAAGATTGATGGGGCGGGGTATGTAACATGAACTGAAAATGAGTCTGTGCAGAACTGTATTGTTATTGAGTAGATGATTAGATAAGGATATCAAGGTGATGACT
This window of the Alosa alosa isolate M-15738 ecotype Scorff River chromosome 7, AALO_Geno_1.1, whole genome shotgun sequence genome carries:
- the LOC125298609 gene encoding keratin, type I cytoskeletal 19-like gives rise to the protein MSVKSVQSVQRSSSFYQKGSGVVRSTSSVYGGAGGSGARVSAWSAPPRIQGGSFFDRTSVFRSNLGVGLHYDEQATMQNLNERLASYLEKVCTLEKANAELELKIKESYGQRIIVSEDYSQYHVTIEGLFKKISMASLENTRVSLDIENARLAAEDFKLKYETELAMHQAVMADNTSLKGVLDRLTISRSDLEMRIEGLREEMAFLRKDHLEEMAVLRVEVKKHLVTVEVDAPAPEDLARILDEMRAQYEATIVKNTRDIELWYNTKMKELNPNGCNWNIELDKLRIQLSEMRRSMQKLEIELQSSFSLNAALKVSLQEIQSRFSLQLGQFQSIIRVLEADVSQVRIDIERQSSEYKMLLDINTRLELEIAEYKRLLDGDGLLPLIKKTDSDISICISTIHEPQMTKRTRTIEEVIVDGKVISREEDVEEELLVREEL